GCCGATCCCCACAGCCTGATTTATCTCACGCTGCTGTCGGCGATCGGCAATGCCGAACAGCGCATATACCTCACGAATGCCTACTTCGTTCCCGATCCGCAATTGGTCAAGTCCCTGACCGACGCGGCGCGACGCGGTGTCGACGTCAAACTGGTCTTGCCGAGTCACACCGATTCCTGGACGGTGTTCCATGCCGGGCGCTCGCATTACACCAGATTGTTACGCGCCGGCGTCAAGATCTACGAGCGGCGCGGCGCGGTCATGCATTCCAAGACCGCCTCCATCGACGGCGTCTGGTCAACCGTTGGGTCAACCAATCTGGATTGGCGCAGTTTTCTGCACAACGATGAAATTAACGCGACGATACTGGGGCGCGACTTTGCCCGGCAAATGGACGCCATGTTTGCCGCAGATCTGGCAGAATCCGATGCCATCGACCTCGATCACTGGAAACACCGCTCGCTGATGCTGCGATTGAAAGAATGGCTGGCGCGAATCGCGGAATACTGGCTGTAGCCGGGTCCGGCGGGCGAGGTTCAGGCCCGGCCTGCCTCTCGCGTGTTTTGGCTTAGATACGTTTCCATTCATCTTCGATACGATTCCAGTCATTTGATATCGTATCAAACGACGCGCTCAACCTGCATTACGCCGCGATCAGATGGGGGAGCATGTGGTCGAATTCATTTTTAACTACGGCATAGCACTCGCAACTGCGGTCCTCGAGCCGCGGCCGGTCAAGCACGGTGATATGGCCGCGGGCATAATGAATCAGGCCGGCGCTGCGCAATTTTCCGGCCGCATCCGTGACACCTTCGCGGCGCACGCCAAGCTTGTTGGCGATCGATTCATGGGTCACGGCCAATTCATTGGTGGGTGAACGATCAAGATTCAGCAACAACCAGCGACAGAGTTGCTGATCCACCGAATGATGGCGGTTGCATACCACGGTTTGCGCCATATGCGTGATCAGCGCCTGGGTGTAACGCAACAATACATGACGCACCGAATCCGAACGATCGAATTTTTGCCTCAATAATTGCTTGTTCAGGCGATAGGCGTAACCGGCGTTCTGCACAACGGCGTGGCCAAGTGCAGTTTCCGCCCCCATGAAGGTGGAAACACCGATCATTCCCTCACTACCCACCACGGCGATTTCGGCACACGCGCCTTCCTCCGTGACATGCAGCAAGGAGATAACAGAAGTGATGGGAAAGTAGACGTAATTAAACACCGCTCCGGATTCACAAAGGACTTTTCCCTGGGGCAGGTGGATTAATTCCAGTTGCATCGACAGAAGCTTGTAGTCGGACGCCGGTAAAGCGGCGAGAAGATGGTTTTGTCGCTGGTTATACGAATCGGTCATGGCTGGGCTCCTTTAAAATAAAATGTTCTAATCGAGCTAGCTCACGGCATATTCCCCGGTATGGGTTGGTTGCCGTCGTTGAATTCGCGTTCACCCGCGAAACTGTCTCGGTCCGGATCCATCCGGGACAGCGGTGCGGCGACATGAAAATCCTCGCACGCTTTTCCCCCTCCGCGCGATTGACAATCGTGACATGGGCTCGACTCTGATGACGGCGTCATGGCGCCAAGCGCCGATGCCAGTTGGCAATTACCCCGCCCCTGCTTTTTAGCTTGATACATGGCCGTGTCAGCGGCTTGCATCAAGGTCTCCATATCCTGACCATCGGCGGGATAAATGCCGATGCCAATGCTGGCGCTGATGTTCAATTCGTGGCTGCCCACGAGAAAGGGTTCACGCAGGGTCTCGAGGATTTTTCCGGCAATCAAGGTGGCATCGCTGCTGTCCGTCAGGGCCGTGAGACCGACAACGAATTCATCGCCTCCCAGACGGGCGATGACGTCGCCCTCGCGCAGGCAACGCCGCAGACGGCTGGCCGTGACCTGGAGCAGACGGTCTCCAATTTGATGTCCCAGTGAATCGTTGATCTGTTTGAATCGATCCAGGTCGATAAACAGCAGTGCCACCTGAAAGTCGTGGCGGCGCGCCTGGGCGAAGGCCTGGCAAACGCGCTCGCGAAATAAAAAGCGATTGGGCAGGCCCGTAAGGACGTCGTGGAACGCCAGCTGATGCAGCCGATTTTCGATGCGCCTGCGCTCCGTGATATCGCGCGCAATCGTCGCGGTGCCTACAATAGCGCCGGTCTTGTCTCTGATGGGCGAAAGCGACAAGGAAACACCAACCCGCTTGCCATCCTGACGGATACATTCCGTTTCGTGACATTCAATTTGTTCGCCTCTGCCGCTACGTTGGAGGAGCGACCGTATTTCATCGGTTCCATCGCGCGGAAAAAGCATGGAGACAGGGCGGCCTATCGCCGCCGCGGCGGAGTAGCCGAAAAGGCGTTTGGCGGCAGGATTCCAGGAAAGGATAATCCCCTCTGATGATTTTCCAATAATGGCATCGCTCGAAGACCCCACGATCATGGCGAGCCACTGCTGGGCGCCCTCCGCCCACTGATGTACGCTGATAGGGTGCACCATCGCCAGGATTTTCGATTTTTCCCGAGGGCAATTCGATTCGTGATGGCGTGGCGCCAACTCGATGACATTTTCATCCGTGAACATCATTTTATTTTCTCCTGGACCGTTATTATTGACGTGCATAGGATGGCCTGTCGCATGACATCTAACAATCAAGACAAGACCGGAATATGAATCGGGGAAATACCGGAATCGGGGGCAGGAGGATTCCGGAATTAACTCAATATGGATGGGGTCTTCAGGGAAAATTCAGCCACGAACGAATCAAACGATAAAGCTACGGTTGGATAATCCCCCGACGGATGGCATAACGCACCAGTCCGGCGGTTTCGTGAATGTCGAGCTTCTCCATGATCCGCGCGCGATGTGATTCCGCGGTTTTAACGCTGAGACCCAACAGCGAGGCGACTTTCTTGGTGGTGTTTCCTTCCGCAACGAGCTGCAAGACCTGCCGTTCTCGTCCGCTCAAGGGATCGGAAGAGTAATCGGACTTATTAAGGTACGCCTGAACCACTACCTCGGAAATGCCGGGACTCAAGTAAACCTCTCCATGCGCCACTTGCTTGATGGCGCGCACCAGATCCTCGCGTGAGTGGCTTTTCATGACGTAGCCGCGAACTCCGGCGCGCAGCGCCTCCAGGACATAATGGTCCTCGGTATGCATGGTCAACAACATGGGCCTGGTCCGGGTGTGCATTTTGAGGATCTCACGCGCCGCGTCGAGGCCATTTAACAACGGCATGGCGAGATCCAGAACTGCCACGTCCGGTTTGTGCTCGCGCACCATTTTCACCGCTTGCCGCCCATCGGCTGCCTCGCACACGACATCAATAGCTTCTTTATCGAGCAGAGCCTTGAGTCCTTGCCGCACGATCGCGTGATCGTCGGCGAGTAAGACGCTAATCGCCATTGTTCAGCTCTCCAGTGGTATCGAGATCAACATCTCAGTTCCCCGTTGCGTCGATGAATTTATTTGCACGGTGCCGCCCACTGCTTTAAGCCGCTCGCCGATAACGATCAACCCCAGGCCACGCTGGCTTTTCCTGGCCTGTGTCTCACGCACATTGAAACCGGTTCCATTATCCCGAATCGCACAATGTATTGAATACGGTTCCCGCGCCACTTGCACCATGGCATGGCTGGCATGAGCATGCTTGGTCGCGTTGACCAGGGCTTCCTGAACAATACGGTAAAGCGTGATTTCAATGGAAGAGGCAAGTCGGCCGTTCGTCGAACCCTCAATGACAATCGCCAGTCCCGTGCGCTTGGTTATCCGCTCGGCCAGGAATTCCAGCGCCGGCATCAGGCCCAGGTCGTCCAGCATGGTCGGACGCAATTCATGGGATATGCGCCGAAGCTGCGCTTCGATTTGGTCCAGATGACCACGGACTTCCCGGACGCGTTCGCCCATCGTCGCCGGCAAATCATCGGCCAGGTCCGCCAGGGCGATATGCACCACGGCCAACAGCTGGGTGGCGTCGTCATGCACCATGTGGGCTAGGCGCTTGGTTTCCTCCTCGAGAGTTTCGTTCAGGCGGTGCAGCGCTTCATTGGCTTCGCGAAAGGTACGGTGCGTTATCTCAAACGGCGATAGACTCTCCATCAGGAAGGCGTATGTCGCTTTGGCTTGCTTTGCCGGATTCTCCCGTGATCTGGTATTGCGCACCGCGGTCCTGGCCGCCTCATCGTGGATGGCAACCATGTCCAGCACGCCCAGCCCCTGAATCATCGCCTCACGTCCCAGCTCGTAAGCCTGTCGCAAAGCCGTTTCTCCGGTTCCATCCAGATATTCCCGCAAAGACTGAGCATACAGCGATGCCAGTTTCTGCTCGGTTTTGCGCAGTGCGTTCATCCCAAATAACGCCCGACCAATACCAGCGCATCGTCGGTATGGCGCGCCGATCTGGCCATAATGTCATCGGCAAGATGCTGGGGCGATTGATTCAGATTCATGTGCTGATCAAAATCCTCACGTACTCCGTCGGTCGAAAAAATCAATGTGTCTCCGGCCTTTATCGGGAGCACGGTGGGATGAATCGGGCCCAGCCGGTGCCCCAGGATGCCCACACTCAGCAACAAGGTTCGGGGCTGAGAAAGCGCGTCACGAGACAGCAGTTTGCCCTCAACATTCCCGACCCCCGCCCACGTCAAGGCCATCTCAGGATGATTGAACGAAGCCACGCTCATCACCACCCCGCGTGTCCCGCGCAGTTCGTCATGGCAACGTTTAATCAACGGCTCGAGCGCCTCGTGGGGGCGGCTTTTCAATATATTCCCGGCAATCTCGGCCGCCCTGGCGGCTTCCGCGCCATGCCCGATTCCATCCACCGCTGCCACCAGGACACCGTCAGAAAAGGGTACCACGACATACCGGTCACCACATTCTTCCTGGCCTGGCAGCGTCAAGGTCGCGACTCCCAAATCCAATGCAATCTGGTTCATCGTTTCCATTTTTTTACCGTCACGGTCGTGCCATGACCGGGGCGCGAATCGATCTTGAATTCGTCCATCAAGCGGCGCACCCCCGGGAGGCCTATACCCAGACTGCCGGAGGTCGAAAACCCCATTTTCATCGCCTGCTCCAGATTGGAAATGCCCGGTCCTTTATCGCGAGCCACCACGACAATGCCGCAAGCTCCGCTCTTGTTCAGAGTACTTAGGGAAATTTCTCCTTCTTTTGCGTAGTGAACAATATTACGCGCCAATTCCGAAATGGCGGTGGCGATCAGGATTGCGTCGGTATTACTGAAACCGAGCCCGGACGCGAGCGAACGCCCGCTTTGACGCGCGGCGACAATATCCATGTCCACGCGAATCACTATCCGGGTTTTATCCATCGCGAGGAGCGCTTACTTTCCTTGTGGTGGTCTGGTCCAAATACGCTAATCCTTCCTCCAGATCCAATGCCGTCGCGACGCCTTCCAGCGTGAGTCCAAGCTGCACCATGGCAAACGCCACCTCCGGCTGGATGCCCACGATTACTGTGACCGCGCCGCGCAACTTGATCATGTGCACCAGGTCGCGCAGGGTGCGCGAGGCGAACGAATCCATGACATCCAGCACCGTCACATCGACGATGACGCCACGCGAGCGAAACGTGCTCACTTTAGCCACCAGGGCATCGCGCAACTGCATCAAATCGGCATCCGACAGGGCTGATTGGATCGAAGCGATGAGATACGCGCCTTGCTTGAGAATAGGAACTTGCACCAGTAGGCCCTTTAGATAAACCCTTTCTAGGGTTGTTGAACCGACGTTGCCTCACGGATGGAAACGACTTTGTAGCCCAACAAGCGTTCGGCCTCCTCGATGCCACCCTGAAGATCGCCCACTGTATTCATCTTGCTGAGATCCACGCCGATGTTCACCAGCGTCTGGGAAATCTCCGGCGACAGGCCGGTCACAATCACCGTCGCGCCCAAAAGCCGCGAGGCTTCCACCGTCAACACCAAGTGGTTGGCGACATTGGAGTCCATGGCGGCCACGCCCGTGATGTCGATCACCACCACTTTGGCGCGGTTGGTGCGGATGGCGCGCAGGAGTTGCTCCGTCAATTGGCGTGCGCGCTGCGGATCTATCAGACCGATGATGGGAAGAATCAGCAAGCGCTCACGCACTTGCAGCACTGGCGTCGAAAGCTCGCGAATCGCTTCTTGCTGATCGCGAATGGTACGCTCGCGCTCCTGCACGAAACCCACGGCCACGGTGATGGCGATGCGGTTGGCGGCCGGTTCGTAGGCATCGAGAATACGGTTGAGCTTGTCGAAATCAGCTTGATATTTGGCGAACAGGGAACGCGCCAGCACGTCGCGCAGAAGCAGCACGATCCCCACCACTTCATGGGTTTCCACGCCCCTCGGAATGATGCGTTCGGAAAGATTGCGCGAATAGGACTGCAGGGCTTCGAGAGTGCCCGTTTCCAGGGCCTCGACGTAGTTATCGTAGACCGACGTGGCCTCGGCGAATATTTCGTCTTTGCTCATGGCCATGAGCAGTTGCGCCTCAGTGATGCGTCGCGCCCATTCCTCGCGCAATTGAGTGCGATTTTGCCGCAGGTGGGCGACGAGTTCACTTAGCAATTGATCGGGGGTCGTCGGAAACGCAGAAGTCGCTCTCGAAACACGCGATAAATCGGAATTTTTTCTCACGAGTTCTCCTGTAAAAACGATTATTTATCCAGAAAAAAACTGACTCCCACTATCCGGATTAACTCTGTAGTGTCAACCGGGTAAATCACCTAAATTCCGAATAGGAAAATCCTTGGCTCGCATGACTAATTCGTGTTTTATTTTCCGGAACCCGGGAATCCAATAATTTTTCTGTGTGATTTATGGTTGGTTATGCGCGTCACCGCACCGATCCCATGCGTATCCGCGCGCTTAATGCAGTTCGTCAGCTAATCCGTAGCATTCGTGCAAACACGAGGTGAATCTTCATGAAGCGTACTTTTATTTACTCCACGGCAATCGCGACATTATTTTCCGCGACAGCATCGGTAGCTGTCGTGACGGACAAGGATCGGGACGAGGGTGATCTGCAAGCGCCAAGCCTGGTTTATGGCTCGCAGCTCATGACCCAGAAGGAACACAACGAATATAGCGCCCTGATGAACACCGCGAAAACCGGCAAGGAGCGCGATCAGATCCGCCAGGCACATCAAATACGGATGAAAGAGCGTGCCAAGCAACGAGGTTTAACGCTGCCGGATGAGCCGCCAGCGTATAGAAAGGCTCCGGCCATGGGCTCGGGCGGCGGCATGGGAGGTCCCGGCGGCGGCGTCGGACCCGGCAGCAGGCGCATACAATAGATATCCCCGACGCACCGAAAAGTGTTCGGTATCAGCGGCGCACTTGAATCATGCGCCGCTGCAAGCCTCGCTTGTCTGCGCCAGCACCGCCCTTCACCGCATCTCAGAACTTGAATTCGAGACCAACCATAAAAGTATTGAGGTTGGTATCCGCCACTTCATAACGTTCCGCATCGAGGCGCAGTGCGAGGTGGTCGTTAAAGCCAAACTTGAAGCCGCCACCCCAGAACGGATCGTTGCCGGAACTGGCTCCCAGCGAGCCGCCCAACGATGAATCCGAGTCCCACCAGAACTGCCCGGCTTTGGCAAAGACCGACGACACAGTCCCTACCGGCATGGAAAACACTGCCGCCAGGCCCTTGCCATCGGATTCGAACCTGTCACCACCGTTGTTGACGCGATTGAAATCGGTCCACGAGCCTTCGACGCCAAACCAGTCGTTGAACTGACCGCCGACGACCGCTTTCAACACATTGTCATTGTCGTCAAGATTGCTTTGCTTGATGCTATAAGCGCCCCACGAGGCGCCAAAATAAATCCCGGGACCTTTTGCCTGTGCGGCTGCCATAGGACCGAGAACCAGCGCGGCCGCCAGGCCGACGAGAGAACTGAGTTTGTTGATTCGCATGCCTAAACTCCTTGTTGATTGGGTTATTCAGCAAAAACACCCTATCACCCATATCACCATACTTCTGTTTCCTGCCGCACATAGGCTCGCATTATCGCGGCTGAGACATCCCCAATATGCCGGATATCCGGAGCAACAAGCTTCGTCACGCGCGGATATTTTCAGCGCGCCTCGAGAACCACGCCCGTCACGACAAGGCTTCCGTGAAATTCGTAGCGTCCCACCCAGGGCCTGGCATCATGCTCCAACAACGCGATTTTCATCCGCGGGCGCAGAACAAAGCATCCCGCGCTCGCATAGTTGGAGGGAAGGTCCAGCGTGACAGCGTCAAACTCAAGCCACTGCCGGGTCACGCCGTATTGACACTTATAGAAGGATTCCTTGGCGCTGAAAATGAGAGCGGCGCATCGATCCTGCTCCGGTTGGCGCAGCGCCGCGAGCCAGGCGGTCTCCACCGGCGTACAGATAACCGGCCAGATTTCCGGCGTCACGCGCCCGACGATTTCCATATCCAGACCGATGGCGCGGTAGTGTTTCCGGCAGGCGACAACGGCGCCGCTCATCCCGTCGGTGTGGGTTATGCTGCCGATCACGGGAGCCGGCCAGCGTGGCCGCCGGTCGCGGTTCATGCGCAGCGGGTAGCCGGTTACTCCGAACTCCGCCAGGGCACGGCGCGCGCACAGGCGCCCGGCGGTGAACTCGCGGGTCCGTTTCGCGACAGCACGTCCGAGATACCGCGCTTCATCGGGAAATAACAGCGACGGGTCACCGGCCATTCGAAGCTCGGCGGCCGCCACGCCCGGCGGGAATAAACCGGCCAACAGCGGAGAAAGACTGGCGGGATTGTTTTGAAACGTCGGGGTGTAACCATATTCAACTGACTTATGATCCGGAGCACCAGGGGAATTCCGGCTGCTCCTGTTTTCCTCAGTGGATATGATGTGCCTCGACATGTTTATTTATGCGCTCACGGTGCGTCGTTTTCCCGGATTGTCATAAGCATCCATCAACGCCGAGACTTGTGCGGCCATCTGCTCCAGGCCATGGCCCTTGAACACAGTAAAATGATCGCCGTCGAGGACGGAAACATCGACACCGGCCAACGCGAAAGGGCCCCAACCCATTTGCGGGTCGAGAAACAGACCTTTGGGCTCCTGGGCGCTGCACAAAAGCATTATTTTTCCCGAGTAAGGTTTGGGCTCATAGGATTGCGCCATTTCCTCAAGATAGCCGAGCAGCCACTGATCATAATTTTCCGCGCTTGACTCCCTGGTCTCGAATGCGACGCGAGCCGGTGGGCTGGCCGGCGAGCGGCCAAACCAGCGCAACAGTCTTTTATACATGACCCGCTGTTCCATGAACGCGGCCAGCGTCTGCTCGCGCGATATCACTCTCCGCCAGTCCGCGCCAATCAGTTGCCAGCGATACGAGTAATCGGCAAGGATGGCGCGCGTCCGGGAAAGTCGTCGATGGTGGCCCGGTGCCCAGGCATCAATCATGGCGAGCAGCGAAACCTCGTGTCCCGCCTCAACAAGCTGTCGCGCCACCTCGAAGGCCAGCACCCCGCCGACGCACCAGCCAATCAGCTTGTAAGGTCCGGTGGCCTGAAACTTGCGGATAAGCTGAACGTACTCGGCGGCGATGACTTCCAGCGTTTGCGGCAGACTTTGGCGCGTTATCGAAGGGTCGAACAGCTGAAGCGCCGTGAGAGGTTGATCCGGGCCAAGACGTCTGGAAAGATTGTAATAATAAACACCGGTGTTATGGATGGCGATCAAAGGCGGCTTTGAACCATTGGGCTGCAACCGGACCACTTGCCGAAAATCGAATTCGCGCTGACCGCTGTACGTCAACAGCTTTGCCTGTTCAGCGATGCTCGATGCCTTGAACAAGGTCAACAGGCTCAGCCGTTGCCCGAACTCTGCCTCGATACGGGCCAACAGCCGCGCCGCCAGCAGGGAATGGCCACCCGATTCGAAGAAATCCGCGGTCTTGTCGATTGTCTCGACTCCCAGAACCGAACTCCAGATCCTGGCCAGACGACGTTCAACCTCGTTGAGTGGTTGCGCCGTTTCCTTGCTTTGATGCGGTACTGGTGCCGGCAGGTTACGGCGGTCGATCTTGCCGTTTGGCGTGCGTGGCAGCGCATCGAGCATGACGATGGATGCAGGGCACATATAACCCGGCAGGGATTGCGACAGGCTGGCGCGCAATGCGTCAATCAGGACTTCAGGCGACTCCGCCCGGGCGACCTGAGGAACCGCGTAGGCCCAGATCGCACCCTCCCCCGAAGGGTCTTGTCCGAGCACGGCGACGGCCTCGGCAATGTCCGGATGGCGCAACAGCACCGTCTCGATTTCTCCCAGCTCTATGCGAAAACCACGCAATTTTATCTGGTGATCGATACGGCCGAGATACTCCATGCTCCCATGCTGTTTCATGCGGACCATGTCACCGGTACGGTACATCATCGCGCCGGCATGCTTGCGGAACTTGTCGGGGATGAATTTCTCCCTGGTTGCCTCCGGCTGCTCGAAATAGCCGTGCGCGACTCCGTCGCCTCCAATACAAAGCTCACCGGGCACGCCATGCGGCACCAACTCCTGATGGCTATCGACAATGTAGAACTGCGTATTGGCGATCGGCGGCCCGATCGGAACCGGCCCCGTGCCGGCCTCAACCCGCAGCGCCGAGGACCAGACGGTGGTCTCGGTAGGTCCGTACATATTCCAGAGTTCGCCGTCGCATTGCAGCAGCCTTTCAGCGAGGTGGCGCGGCATCGCTTCGCCCCCACACAACATCTTGAGCGGCGGGTTACCATGCCAGCCTGCCTCAAGCAGAACCTGCCACATCACCGGCGTGGCCTGCATGAAGCTGGCCTGGTGTCGCTGCAGAAGCGCGAACAACGCGGCGCCGTCGGCCATTTCCTGTTCCTTCGCCAAAATCAGCCTGGCGCCGACAATCAAGGGAAGAAACAGATCCGGCACCGCCATATCGAAAGAGATCGTGGTAACCGAAACCACCGTGTCTTCATGAGTGAGCCCGGGCTGACGCCGCATCGCGCAAAGCAGATTGACCAGTGCACGGTGATGAATCGCCACTCCTTTTGGCCGTCCGGTCGATCCGGAGGTGTAGATGACATAGGCGGGATCGTCGGGCGATGCGGACGGCGGCAAAGCTTCCGCACTCTGTTTTGCAATCAGCATGGACTGCGAGTCGACAACGATTACCGACATCGCCTCATAGACCAGGTGTTCGCGTAACGAAGCTTGCGTGATAAGGGCCGCGGGGCGCGCGCTCTCGAATATGTACTGCAAACGCTCCACCGGGTAAGTCGGGTCGAGCGGGATATAGGCACTGCCGGATTTAAGCACGGCCAGGAGCGCCACCATCAGCTCGGACGTGCGGTCCAGAACCACCGCGACCCGGCTGGCCGGCTCAACCCCGCGTCGTCGCAGTTCATAGGCCAGCCGGTTCGATGCGAGGTCGAGTTCACGATAGCTCATGCTGCGCTCACCGCAAACCACGGCGACCGCTTCCGGCGTGCGTCTGGCCTGGGCCTCGAAAAGCTGAGGCAGCGTCAGATGCCTCGGATAGATGGCACTGGTGCGATTGTTTTCGACAATCAGCTCATGGCGCTCGCTATCGTCAAGCATCGTCAGGCTCGAGATTTTGCGCGACGGATCGGTCACCACAGAGTGCAACAGCACCTTGAGATGATCGAGAAGACGAACGATTGTTTGATTCTCAAACAGATCAAGATTGTATTCACAGCACGCGCTCCAGCCTTCCGGTCCTTCTACCAGGGAGAAATCCAAATCGCAGGCCGCGCGCACGGAACACGAGGGCAGCTCGATCAGCCTGAAGCCGGCAGAGTTATTGCTCGTCATCAACGGCCGCGGGAACGTGAAATTCACCGAAAACAGCGGATTCCGGCTCAGGTCCGGCGCGGGCTTCACGATTTCGATCAGATCTTGCGTCGTTATCTGCTGATGCTTCAGGATGCCGGCAAGACTGTCGCGAATACGCACCAGCAGCTCGAGGAAGCCGGGATCGTCCGACAAATCGTTGCGCACCACCAGCCTGTTGCTGAACAGGCCGATCAGATTCCCGAGATCCGCTTCGTCGCGATCGGAAAATTCGCTGCCGATGGAAATATCGGATTCCCCTGTATAACGGCGCAGCAGTGTCAACAGCGCCGCCAGAACGGTCACAGGCAGCGTGGTACCGTTGAGACGGCCAAGTTGCGCCAGTTCGCTGGCTAATTCCCTGCCCAGGGGAACTGACAGGGCGCTTCCGTTCGCCGTCAACATCGTTGGACGCGCGCGATCAGTTCGAATTTCGAAATGCTTGAAGCCTCGCAGGGCGCGTTCCCAGTAATCCGCATCCGTCTGCGGGACTGGCCTGGTGAGTCGCTGCGCCCGCCGTGCCGAAAATTCACCGTAACTGACGGGCAGATCCGGCAATACCGCGGGCCGGCCTGCATCCAGCGCCACGCCAATCTCACTCAACTCGCGCGCCAGGATGTTGATCGACCACGAGTCGCTGACGATATGATGCAGCGTCACCAGCAATACCGAATCATCCCTGCGCAGGCGCACGTGCGTTATTCGCATCAGCGGTGGTGCCGATAAATCGAAGGGAGTGCACGCTTCCAGACGTGCGATGCGCCCGGTTTCGATCAGCGCTTCCGCTTCGGGTAATCCCGTCAAATCGATCACGGGAATATGGAAGGAAACCTGCGGCTCAATGATCTGCATGACTTCGCCACCGGTCTCCGCAAAATACGTGCGCAAAACCTGATGTCGCGCCATGATCAGTCGAAATGCATTTTCCAGCCCGGCATTGGAAATCGTGCCCTGCAGACGCCAACGCACGGTGAGGTTCAACGATGGATTACGTGGATTGAGTTGATGCAACAGCCAAAAACGGCGTTGGCCCGGAAAGCAGGGAAACTCAAGCTTTTTTTTCCCCGCCATAACAGCTCTCCGGAGACGCATCGCCGGATCATTGACGCGATCAGTCGTTATGGTGCCCATTGCGTCAAAGCGTTGTCGAGTTTTGACTCTGGCGTTGAAGAGTTTGGTGCCAGCCACCGGTAACCAGGCTTCGGAAGGCAATATTTGGATAGACCATTTTCCGTTCGCCGCAACCAAAGGGAAATAACGGGCAGCAAGACCTTATCCCCCTGTTTCAGATTAATGAACAGACACGGACAGTATGCTGGCAGGAATCCTGCGTCTGTACGCGGACGTACATAATCCTCGCACCCGGTATGTTTGTCAGCGCACAGAGGCCAATGGTC
The DNA window shown above is from Sulfuricaulis limicola and carries:
- a CDS encoding non-ribosomal peptide synthetase, whose translation is MAGKKKLEFPCFPGQRRFWLLHQLNPRNPSLNLTVRWRLQGTISNAGLENAFRLIMARHQVLRTYFAETGGEVMQIIEPQVSFHIPVIDLTGLPEAEALIETGRIARLEACTPFDLSAPPLMRITHVRLRRDDSVLLVTLHHIVSDSWSINILARELSEIGVALDAGRPAVLPDLPVSYGEFSARRAQRLTRPVPQTDADYWERALRGFKHFEIRTDRARPTMLTANGSALSVPLGRELASELAQLGRLNGTTLPVTVLAALLTLLRRYTGESDISIGSEFSDRDEADLGNLIGLFSNRLVVRNDLSDDPGFLELLVRIRDSLAGILKHQQITTQDLIEIVKPAPDLSRNPLFSVNFTFPRPLMTSNNSAGFRLIELPSCSVRAACDLDFSLVEGPEGWSACCEYNLDLFENQTIVRLLDHLKVLLHSVVTDPSRKISSLTMLDDSERHELIVENNRTSAIYPRHLTLPQLFEAQARRTPEAVAVVCGERSMSYRELDLASNRLAYELRRRGVEPASRVAVVLDRTSELMVALLAVLKSGSAYIPLDPTYPVERLQYIFESARPAALITQASLREHLVYEAMSVIVVDSQSMLIAKQSAEALPPSASPDDPAYVIYTSGSTGRPKGVAIHHRALVNLLCAMRRQPGLTHEDTVVSVTTISFDMAVPDLFLPLIVGARLILAKEQEMADGAALFALLQRHQASFMQATPVMWQVLLEAGWHGNPPLKMLCGGEAMPRHLAERLLQCDGELWNMYGPTETTVWSSALRVEAGTGPVPIGPPIANTQFYIVDSHQELVPHGVPGELCIGGDGVAHGYFEQPEATREKFIPDKFRKHAGAMMYRTGDMVRMKQHGSMEYLGRIDHQIKLRGFRIELGEIETVLLRHPDIAEAVAVLGQDPSGEGAIWAYAVPQVARAESPEVLIDALRASLSQSLPGYMCPASIVMLDALPRTPNGKIDRRNLPAPVPHQSKETAQPLNEVERRLARIWSSVLGVETIDKTADFFESGGHSLLAARLLARIEAEFGQRLSLLTLFKASSIAEQAKLLTYSGQREFDFRQVVRLQPNGSKPPLIAIHNTGVYYYNLSRRLGPDQPLTALQLFDPSITRQSLPQTLEVIAAEYVQLIRKFQATGPYKLIGWCVGGVLAFEVARQLVEAGHEVSLLAMIDAWAPGHHRRLSRTRAILADYSYRWQLIGADWRRVISREQTLAAFMEQRVMYKRLLRWFGRSPASPPARVAFETRESSAENYDQWLLGYLEEMAQSYEPKPYSGKIMLLCSAQEPKGLFLDPQMGWGPFALAGVDVSVLDGDHFTVFKGHGLEQMAAQVSALMDAYDNPGKRRTVSA